The DNA window ACAAATACGGCGCTGTAGGGTTCGTGACTGTATCGGGCTTCGTTGCGGAGCGGCTCGGCCCAATGGGGCAGGGGTTGTTGCGTCCGTTCGCCGAATTTGCCGATGTCGTGAAGCAGTGCGCCGAGAATGACCGGTTGGTCTCGGTCCATACCCGCGCCCTCCCCGCTCGCGTCGGCGATCAGTATATCACAGATCTCGGCGGCTCATTACCACGAAGTAAGATCGCCAGCAATCTTTCCCACTTCCGGTTCTCCGAGAAGAGCGAGGCAGGAGGCCTCGTGACTCCAGGGCAGCAAATGGACCACCACGCGGCTGTTGATAGAAACCACCGCGCTCGCTTCCGAATCCCGAAAAGATTTCTCGCCGCCCAAAGAGTTGGCCCCAACGCGAGCGTCGTCTGTGGAAGTCCGAGCGCTATTTCAAATGCTTCTCGAACCAGGCCAGCACCCGCGTCATGAAATCGAGTTGATGTGCTCGCTCGGCCACCCCGTGACCTTCGCGCGGATAGGTGACGAACTCCACCGGCACGCCCTTCCACTTGAGCGCCGTGTACAGCTCTTGCGACTGACCGATGGGTACGCGCAGATCAACCGCGCCGTGAATGAGCAGCACGGGCGTTTGCGCTTTGGCAATATGAGCAATCGGCGAGCGCTCCCAGTAGAGAGCGAAATTCTCGTACATGATGGCATTCCAATGGACGATCGAATTCTCCCAGAAGATGTCTGACGTGCCCGTCATGCTGTACCAATTGGTGATCCCCATCCAGACGACCGCAGCTTTGAAGCGGTGACTCGCGTAGGTGGCCGCCCAGGCTGACGCGTACCCGCCGTAACTCCCGCCGCCAATGCCCACGCGCTCTGGGTCTACGAGCCCAATGCGAATCAGGTGATCAATCCCACTCAAAATGTCCTCGAACTCGCGGCCCATGAGATCGCGGTGATCAGCTTTGCTGAAAGCGACACCGCGGCCAATGCTCCCGCGATAATTCGGATAGAACACGACGAACCCGCGTCCGGCGAGCATCTGTCCCCAGCGCGAATACGTGCCGAGCCAGCCATTGAGATCCGCTGCTTCTGGTCCCCCGTGTGGCTGCACCACTAGCGGATACCGACGGCCCGGCTGATAGCCGACGGGTTTGACCAGGACGCCTTCGATCTCCCAACCATCTACGCTCTTCCAGCGAACGATCTCCTGCTCGCCGAGTCGCACGTCGGCTAATTGCGGATTGAAGGTCGTCAGGCGCGTGAGTGGACGATTCGCCGTCGGACCGAAAAAGATTTCGTTCGGATGCTGGGGTGTGTTGGCCGCGATCGCCATCTGCCGGCCATCGCGGCTGAAGCTCGGCGCGGAACCATAAATGATCGGTTGATTGCTGAGCAACTCGCGCCGACGATCGGGGAGCGTGATCGTGTACATGACATTGGACTGACGCTCGATGCTTGTGAAGACAATAGTACTTGGTGCACCCGGCAACCATCCAAGCCAAATGGCCGTGCCTTCATAACCGGCTAAGAGATTTTCCGGCGTGCCGCCCGCCGACGGCACAACGAATACACTGCCGGCATAGGGATCATCCATCGAGGTCGCGCCGAGCCACGCGATCCACCGTCCATCGGGCGACCAGCGCGGATGCGTCAGCTTACCTTCGGTCTTGACAAAGAGTCGCGGCTCGCCGCCATCGGCCGATACGCGCATGAGCTTCACCCGCATGAAGGAATCGTCGACAAGCGGTGTGTCCGCTGCCGCCAGAATAAACTCCCGGCCATCGGGCGACCAATCGAAATCGTGCACGGTGATGTCGCTTCGCGTGACGAGACGGCTCTCGCCCGTTTGGACGTCTACGACATAAAGGCGCGTGTGTTTGTAGTTGCGGTCGGCGATGATCCAATCCCGACCTTCGCGCTCGGCCTGCTGCTCTTCCTTCGTCTTCGGATCAGTGACCGTGTAGGCGATGCGTCGGCCATCGGGCGACCAGCGAAAAGCCTGAACGGAATTTTCAGCTTTAGTGAGCGGACGCGCTTCGCCTCCATCAATCGGGATGAGATAAACCTGCGTGTGAGGCGAGGCCGCGCGTTGCGAAAGAAAAGCAATCCACCGCCCGTCGGGCGACCATTGCGGAGCACGATCGCTCTTGTCGTTGTAAGTGAAGCGGCGTGGTTCTCCGCCACCGGTGGGCATCAGCCAAATTTCAGCGATTGCTGGACCGGGCCCTTCGTCATCGCGCCGACTTCGGTTGACCTGAAACACAACCTGACGCCCATCGGGCGACAGTTGCACATCGGTGATGAACCGAATGCTCAAGATCAGTTCCGGCGTCAGGACCTTCTCTTGAGCGGGAACGCTCAGGGCTAAGGCAAGAACGAAGAAAAGGATCGTGATGAAGGTTCTTCGGATTTGCCGATTGATCATCGCTTCCTCCTTATTGCCTCAGTGTTGCGCAGGCCCCATGCACCTGCGGCATGTGGATTTTTTCATCTCTCGAGGCGAAATGGAAGTCGGAAAACGATCTCCCTCCTCTGGGACGGCTTCTTCCTCTGGGACGGCGCATTCGGAATTTCTCGGCGCGTCTTCAACGCGCCCGTCATTTCTTGCCTCGCGGTGCCGACGTTTCACATCTGGCTACACTCGGGTGGGCGTTTGCAGAGGCCGCTTCGGAGCTGAATCAGTTTAAAAGGCCAAACGTCAGTGAACGGCCACAGCCGGATCCGCTCGATGCAACTCATCAGCCGCTCTGTTGAGACTGATCACAGGTAGTTGGCTTGATTGGGACGCGCTTCAACCACGGCGCGGGTGCCGTCGGCTGGAAGCGCGGCTTAAGCAGGTGCTTACTCTGATGTTCGCGCAAAACGAACGTGGCTTTCCGTAACTACGACAAAGTGGTCTGCCAACTTCGCAGCGTAACTTTCAAGCGATCGTCCGAGGGTAGCGATCTTACTGACCGCCCGTTCATCTTCAAGGCGAAGAAGTATAACGCCCTTATGAGGACGTCGCTCTCGGTACACCTTCTCGCCGAAGTCTTTGTCGTTGGTGATCAAAATCCAATTCTCGGCAAACGCCTTAACAAGCAGCTCATCGTCACTCAAGCCACGCGCTTCTTCGTAGACCGAGAAAACTTCGTGATGTTGCTCCCACAAACCAACGGGCTACCGCTGGACGCGTGCATTCATCCACAAGGAAGCGCATCTACGCGGGCTCCGTCACCAATGGCATAAATGACGTGCTGGCCAGAGATTTTGTGGCAAACAGCAAGCACGCTTGGATGTCTTCGGGCATTAGCCCCTCGTATTCCTGCAGAATCTCGGGAATGGTTGCGCCATGAGCCAGCAGATTCAGGGTCAGTCGTGTCCCTATTAATGACCGGCTTTCCCACCATAACTTTGGGATCGAGTGTCAAACGCTCAAGAAGTTGCATCGTCATTTCATCTCCCGCTCGGATCATATACACAACAGCTCACTCAGCGCAGGGTTGTTGCTGGACCCAGAAAGGACCGCACCAGGAGCGCGCCTGCACGGGACCTCGCGGCTAAGCTGTGGCCCAATGGCCCGGCAATTCCAACCGCGACCCCAGCGAGATGTCCTTCCCGCTCCAGCCTCCGCGCCCGAGTCGTCTACCACGGATCGTGATCGAAAATGGTGATCTCGCCGGTGACCGGCGAGGAGTAGATGAGCCGCCGCGCTTTACCGTGGAGCGCGTGCGCGATCTTCAGGTACATCCAGATGGGTGCCTGGCCGGTGAGAACCACCGCGCGACCTTCTCCGGCCAGTTCCAGCGCCCGCCGTTCGTATTCGGGCAAATCCGCGAGCTTGGCCGCGCCCGAATAAAACGTGCTAAGGTCAATCGTCACGACATCGGGTTCGAGCGTCATCGCTTGTTCGCCTCCAAAAATGCAATTGAGCTGTCCTGTCAACCTCTGTATGCGCTCAGTCAGCGCACTCGCTCCCGATGGCTGCTCATTCATGCCAGCATGATCCACATCGTTTCGGGCTTCCCGAATAGAAGTCCAGAGCGCAACGAGCGATTCCGCCTGATCGTGCGTCCGAAACTTCTCCACATCCGCCGCATCCGGTTGAGCGCCAGTCCATGGATCAGAGCGTTTCCTCTCCTCCGGTTGTTTGCTCCAGGCCAGATAATTGAGCAGGCGCTCGGCTCGTTCGCGGGCTTCGCGTCGAAGCGGATTTTCGAGATCAAGGAGCAGACACGTCTTCGTGACCAAAAGCTCGCGGGCAAGTGTGATGGCTTGGACCAACAGGCCTCGCTCCACATACCAATTGATCATGCGCCGTTGGACGTCGAGGTCATTGGCTGGTGAAGCGAATTGGGAGAGTTCCTGCTTCAGCGCGGGGGCAACGAGCGCGAACGGTTTGGCCCAGTGCGCCGCTTCCTTCAACGCGGCATCCGTAAACTGACCGTCCAGGTACTTAGCTTTCTCCATGACCTCCAGCGGGCGGATGAGCAAAAGAGCTTGCGAAAGCTCATTGACCCGGTCTCCCACTTTCTGAAGCATCGTTGGCATCTTGGTTGTAGTCGAAGACGGCTCGGCTGGCCGTTCGCGCCAGGCTTGAGCTTGAATCTCCCGCAGCATCCGAGAGAGATCGGCTGCCGATCCGCTTCGATGGAAGAGATGAACGGCGGTCAGCCAATCGAGCAAACTCAAAAATGGCGAGAGATCGAACACCGGCGCGCGCCCTTCGCTATCTTTGGCTTCGAATGCGCCGTAGACGATACCACGCAAGCTTACCTTTTTGACCGCCCGAAGATAGGCGACGGCCAGGAAGACGACAAACGGCAGTGAGCGAAATCCATGCGTGATGTCAAAGAGCACTTCCTCGCGCTCGCTCACACTTTCGACGACGCGATCGAAGATGGTCCAAAGTTCATCGGGCTTACTGCCCCAAGGGATTTCAACCGGTTCGGGTTCGATCTTCCCGGCAAGCTTCTGACATAACTCATCCCAATAGCGCGCCCGCGATTGCTCAGTGACGAACACGACCATCTGATTCGGGTGAAAGAACTCATAGAGGGCGATGGGAAAGAGATTCGATTCCACAATCCTTTCAGAGTAAACATACTGGGCCGTCTCATATTTTCCCAATCCGATAAACGTCAACGCTTTCATCGCACACCTCCCACAGGCGTTTCATTTATGCCGGGCTTACCTTTGTCACCTTGCCGTCCGCCGTGACGGCCATCACTTTCACCTTCACCTTTTTGCCCGGCGCATGAGGATAGTAGGGATGCTCAAACGTGACTTCTTGATTCAGTCCGCCGAGCAAGCGGACGGTGACTTTCCTTCCGTCATTAGCGAGGACCTCGGCGTCTACTTTGTCGCCCTGTTTCACAGTTGGTCGAGCGGCTGGCGTAGATGGCTTGGGCGATTTTGGCGGCTTGGGCGAAGCTTCCGCTTTCTGCTGCACAGAGGGAGTGGAAACCGGCGATTTCTTCTCCAGCGCTGGCTTCGCTGCTGGAGCTGGCGCTTGAACCGTCGGCGCTTTCTGCGAGGGAGCTTTTGCCAAAGCCGCCTCTTGGCGCTTTGCCAGTTCTTCCGCCGAGATGCGTCCTTCAGCGAAGTATCCATAGCCGCTAGCCGTCTTGCCGCCGAAGCCGAGCTGCTCAAGCCCACGTTCGAGCCACTCTTGAGCGAGTCGCAACGCCTCGTCCGAGCGAGCTGCGAGCGCAAATCGAAAGATCGGTTTCTCCTCATCACGCTGGCCGACGCCGATGGTCAAGAAATTCACCGGATTCGGACTTTGCCACTCGGTGGGAAGATTGTTCTTTGGATCTCGATAGTAGTCGGGAAAGTGCGGATTCAAGATGTCTACTTCGAGACGCGGCGGTGTGATCGCATACGCATCGAGAAAGATCACATCGCCTTGCTGGTGTTCTTTCGCCTGACGTTCATCCTTGCTCTCGGAGCCGAAGACGAGTTTGATCTTGTCCGCCGGCTGGCCAGTCAACTCCGCCCACGCGCGCGCGACGCCTTTAAGCCCACTTCCCGGCAAATATGGAAAACCGTAGAGCGGATGAAAGGCGAACCCCACTTCCATCGGATGCGCTCCGCCAAGGCCGGAGAGAATCCGCGCCTCAGCCCGCTTGCCGAAAATCGCGGTTTTGTAGCCGTGTTCCCGAAGCGACTCGACCATCCGTTCTTGCCGGTCGAGGCAAGCAGCGTAGGCATCGCGCGGGAAGTTGCCGGCGATGGTTTCGACCTGTTCAAGAAACCAACTCTTGAGACTCCGCTCTCGTTTGCCCTCTCTGAACTTCCCCTCCAGCGTCCATTCGTCATCCCAAATCCAGACGAATTTGTT is part of the Blastocatellia bacterium genome and encodes:
- the csx2 gene encoding TIGR02221 family CRISPR-associated protein → MKALTFIGLGKYETAQYVYSERIVESNLFPIALYEFFHPNQMVVFVTEQSRARYWDELCQKLAGKIEPEPVEIPWGSKPDELWTIFDRVVESVSEREEVLFDITHGFRSLPFVVFLAVAYLRAVKKVSLRGIVYGAFEAKDSEGRAPVFDLSPFLSLLDWLTAVHLFHRSGSAADLSRMLREIQAQAWRERPAEPSSTTTKMPTMLQKVGDRVNELSQALLLIRPLEVMEKAKYLDGQFTDAALKEAAHWAKPFALVAPALKQELSQFASPANDLDVQRRMINWYVERGLLVQAITLARELLVTKTCLLLDLENPLRREARERAERLLNYLAWSKQPEERKRSDPWTGAQPDAADVEKFRTHDQAESLVALWTSIREARNDVDHAGMNEQPSGASALTERIQRLTGQLNCIFGGEQAMTLEPDVVTIDLSTFYSGAAKLADLPEYERRALELAGEGRAVVLTGQAPIWMYLKIAHALHGKARRLIYSSPVTGEITIFDHDPW
- a CDS encoding S9 family peptidase; translation: MINRQIRRTFITILFFVLALALSVPAQEKVLTPELILSIRFITDVQLSPDGRQVVFQVNRSRRDDEGPGPAIAEIWLMPTGGGEPRRFTYNDKSDRAPQWSPDGRWIAFLSQRAASPHTQVYLIPIDGGEARPLTKAENSVQAFRWSPDGRRIAYTVTDPKTKEEQQAEREGRDWIIADRNYKHTRLYVVDVQTGESRLVTRSDITVHDFDWSPDGREFILAAADTPLVDDSFMRVKLMRVSADGGEPRLFVKTEGKLTHPRWSPDGRWIAWLGATSMDDPYAGSVFVVPSAGGTPENLLAGYEGTAIWLGWLPGAPSTIVFTSIERQSNVMYTITLPDRRRELLSNQPIIYGSAPSFSRDGRQMAIAANTPQHPNEIFFGPTANRPLTRLTTFNPQLADVRLGEQEIVRWKSVDGWEIEGVLVKPVGYQPGRRYPLVVQPHGGPEAADLNGWLGTYSRWGQMLAGRGFVVFYPNYRGSIGRGVAFSKADHRDLMGREFEDILSGIDHLIRIGLVDPERVGIGGGSYGGYASAWAATYASHRFKAAVVWMGITNWYSMTGTSDIFWENSIVHWNAIMYENFALYWERSPIAHIAKAQTPVLLIHGAVDLRVPIGQSQELYTALKWKGVPVEFVTYPREGHGVAERAHQLDFMTRVLAWFEKHLK
- the cmr6 gene encoding type III-B CRISPR module RAMP protein Cmr6 — translated: MPNGRRARADAQLTGGPPPPRFALPQDSRLLAEALYQQAQNIGLLFNKFVWIWDDEWTLEGKFREGKRERSLKSWFLEQVETIAGNFPRDAYAACLDRQERMVESLREHGYKTAIFGKRAEARILSGLGGAHPMEVGFAFHPLYGFPYLPGSGLKGVARAWAELTGQPADKIKLVFGSESKDERQAKEHQQGDVIFLDAYAITPPRLEVDILNPHFPDYYRDPKNNLPTEWQSPNPVNFLTIGVGQRDEEKPIFRFALAARSDEALRLAQEWLERGLEQLGFGGKTASGYGYFAEGRISAEELAKRQEAALAKAPSQKAPTVQAPAPAAKPALEKKSPVSTPSVQQKAEASPKPPKSPKPSTPAARPTVKQGDKVDAEVLANDGRKVTVRLLGGLNQEVTFEHPYYPHAPGKKVKVKVMAVTADGKVTKVSPA